The DNA region AAGAGGAGGACCGGGACGCGCAGCGCGGCCGGGTCGGCGGCCTCCTGGATGCGGTCGCCGTGCAGTCCGGTGCGGCCCTGGGCGGCGCGGACGGCGAGCGGGAGCAGGACGGCGGGGATCCGGCGGGCGGCGGCGAGGTTGCGCAGGGTGGTCTCCCAGTCGAGGACCGGGGAGTCGAGGACCAGGCCGCGGATCCGGTCGCGCACCCCGGAGCCGGCGGCGGCGTGCAGGGCCATCGAGGCACCGGTGCCCCAGCCGTGCAGGACGACGCCGGTGGCGCCGCGCCGGACGGCGTAGCGGATGGCGGCGTCGACGTCGCGCCACTCGGAGTCGCCGAGGTGGGCGAGCCCGTCGGGGGCGGGCGGCGCGCCGGCGTCGCCGCGGTAGGCGGGGATCAGCACGGGCACCTGGCGCCGCTGCAGGAAGGGCACCAGGTTGAGCGGGTGCTCGCGGGTGGTGCCGAGGCCGTGCAGGGCGATCACCCAGGTGCCGCGCGCGCCGGGCACGAGCCAGCCGGGCAGGTTGCCGAGCTCGCCGGGGATCTCGACCTCCTCGTACCGCAGGCCGAGCGCGGTCTCGGGGGTGCCGCAGTGCAGCTGCGGGGTGAGCCGGACCTTGGCGCCGGGGCCGAGGGTGCCGAGCTCGACCCGTTCGAGCCGCCGGACGACGGTGTCGGCGGTGTGCGGGACCCGGTCGAGGACCGGGCCGATCACCGCGTGCAGGCCGTCCGCCTCGATCCCGTAGGTGCCGGGCCGCAGGGAGGCCAGGGCGCGGGTGAGGGTGATCCGGCCGGGGCCGGTGGCATGCACGGTGAGCCGTGGATCGCCGGGGAAGGGGCGGCCCGAGGGCACCCCGAGGGCGGCGTCGCTGGCGTAGCGGCCGGCCGCCACCGCGGCCGCGCCGAGGACTGTCACTGTGGTGACGGCCGCTGCCGTCGCTGTAGCCGGGCGCACGCTCCCAGTGTCGGCAGCCTGCCCGCGCCCTGCCACCGGGCGGGCCCCTCGGTGGGTGCGGCGAAGCCGTGACGGCCCTCCTCCGAGTGACGTGGGTCTCGTCCGCCGGGTCCTCCGTGCGGCTGACGTGGTCCACGGGGCGATACGGAGCGGGAGGGGCGGACGCTACGCGCGTTGCG from Streptomyces fradiae includes:
- a CDS encoding alpha/beta hydrolase; its protein translation is MRPATATAAAVTTVTVLGAAAVAAGRYASDAALGVPSGRPFPGDPRLTVHATGPGRITLTRALASLRPGTYGIEADGLHAVIGPVLDRVPHTADTVVRRLERVELGTLGPGAKVRLTPQLHCGTPETALGLRYEEVEIPGELGNLPGWLVPGARGTWVIALHGLGTTREHPLNLVPFLQRRQVPVLIPAYRGDAGAPPAPDGLAHLGDSEWRDVDAAIRYAVRRGATGVVLHGWGTGASMALHAAAGSGVRDRIRGLVLDSPVLDWETTLRNLAAARRIPAVLLPLAVRAAQGRTGLHGDRIQEAADPAALRVPVLLFHGPDDTIAPWEHSRRLAELRPDLVTLTPVTRAPHAAMWNADPVRYEEAVRRFVTPLV